The Pseudomonadota bacterium nucleotide sequence TTTTGCTCCGACCGAGCTGACCATGGATCATGTGGTGCCGTTATCCCGGGGGGGGCGCAGTGTTAAGGGAAATGTGGTGGTCTGCTGTAAGGATTGTAATAATCGTAAACGTTATAAGACCCCGGTCGAAATAATTCTGGAGGATTTGTGATGGGGCATGCAGGTCTGGGGCCTGAGATCGAAGCTGTGGTTTCAGCAAAACCTTTTTCCGTCGCGGAGCAGTATGCGCGGTTTATTGGCAGGGAAAGTGTTGCTACCGGGACCGTGGTTATGCATCACGGGCGAGTCAAGATTCCCGGCAAGGTTCTGTCGGAGTTCGCGGCAGTCATTCTGGAGGCCTTGGTCGAAGATGTCGTTGACGGATTGCGCCTGATTGCCGGAGAAGCCGCCTGGAATTTCCAGCTGCATCGGATTCTGGTGATACATCGCCTTGGCCGAGTCGGTCCTGGCGATGATGTCCTCCTGGTGGTCTGTTCCGCGGCCACCCGTCGTGAAGCTTTTGCCGCCTGTTCCTGGTTGGTCGACGAAATCAAGAAGGAACATTTGATTCGTCTTCAGGAACTTCCCGGCTGATGCTACTTATTGATAGTCCGCAGCCCGAAGTTTAAAACGCGCCCAGCTGACAAGGGGAAATCTTAAGGTTCAGGGTATTGCAGGCGCGGCCGATATCAATTTTGGCGTAACCGTTGTCGGCCGCGAGTTTCCAGGCCTGAAGACAGCTGAGGTGATGGTCCCTACTTTCAGTCAGCAGGAGACGGGTTAACTTCGGGCTGGGTTCATTCGTGGGTGGTGGGTTTTTCCCTTTATGACCGAAAAGGCCGAGCTGGCAGCCGGTTAGGCGGATTTCCAGGAGATCGGCAGCCCGGCCGATGGCGGCCGGGCTTAGATGATTGAGTTGCGCCAGCCGGTGGGCCTGAGCACAGCTTAGGCGGTTGTCTTTTGCGCTTTCATTGAGTGCTTCTCGCAGTGTTTCCGGAAGTTCTCGGTCGTTGCCGTGTTTGGCGGCGTAATGGCTGGCATCATGATGGGTCATGGTTGTTTTCCTGGCCTTGAGAAGCTTGGTCGGCTTTTGGTTGAGCGGAGGTTTTGGGGGGAAAATTCGTATCTGTCACCTGACAGGAGGGCTTCATTCAGGTCGAGATTCCCAGACGGGGCAGAATGTGGGCCTGAAGTA carries:
- a CDS encoding molybdenum cofactor biosynthesis protein MoaE, which translates into the protein MGHAGLGPEIEAVVSAKPFSVAEQYARFIGRESVATGTVVMHHGRVKIPGKVLSEFAAVILEALVEDVVDGLRLIAGEAAWNFQLHRILVIHRLGRVGPGDDVLLVVCSAATRREAFAACSWLVDEIKKEHLIRLQELPG
- a CDS encoding HNH endonuclease, whose translation is MNDWIEIENDSHHVRREREKARQLRASHFWQRLVQEGICHYCERRFAPTELTMDHVVPLSRGGRSVKGNVVVCCKDCNNRKRYKTPVEIILEDL